In Oryza glaberrima chromosome 8, OglaRS2, whole genome shotgun sequence, the following are encoded in one genomic region:
- the LOC127781093 gene encoding sorbitol dehydrogenase isoform X1 yields MGKGGKGAEAAAAAVAGAGEEENMAAWLVAKNNLKIMPFKLPPVGPYDVRVRMKAVGICGSDVHYLRVICCSSSSLTERMKDNVAYICLLFECVQEMRVAHFVVKEPMVIGHECAGVIEEVGSGVTHLAVGDRVALEPGISCWRCRHCKGGRYNLCEDMKFFATPPVHGSLANQIVHPGDLCFKLPENVSLEEGAMCEPLSVGVHACRRADVGPETGVLIMGAGPIGLVTLLAARAFGAPRVVIVDVDEHRLSVARSLGADAAVRVSARAEDVGEEVERISTAMGGDIDVSLDCAGFSKTVATALQATRGGGKVCLVGMGHNEMTVPLTSAAIREVDVVGIFRYKDTWPLCIELLRSGKIDVKPLITHRFGFSQEDVEAAFEVSARGRDAIKVMFNL; encoded by the exons atggggaagggagggaaaggagccgaggcggcggcggcggcggtggccggagccggtGAGGAGGAGAACATGGCGGCGTGGCTGGTGGCGAAGAACAACCTCAAGATCATGCCCTTCAAGCTCCCGCCAGTTG GGCCTTATGATGTCCGTGTCCGGATGAAGGCAGTGGGCATCTGCGGCAGCGACGTGCACTACCTCAGGGTGATCTGTTGTTCATCATCATCGCTCACAGAAAGAATGAAAGATAATGTGGCTTATATATGTTTGTTGTTTGAGTGCGTGCAGGAGATGCGCGTTGCGCATTTCGTGGTGAAGGAGCCTATGGTGATCGGGCACGAGTGCGCCGGCGTGATAGAGGAGGTCGGCAGCGGCGTGAcgcacctcgccgtcggcgaccgCGTGGCGCTCGAGCCCGGCATCAGCTGCTGGCGCTGCAGGCACTGCAAGGGCGGCCGCTACAACCTCTGCGAGGACATGAAGTTCTTCGCCACCCCTCCCGTCCACGGATCCCTCGCCAACCAG ATCGTGCACCCTGGTGATCTGTGCTTCAAGCTGCCGGAGAACGTGAGCCTGGAGGAAGGCGCCATGTGCGAGCCGCTGAGCGTGGGCGTGCacgcgtgccgccgcgccgacgtcggGCCGGAGACGGGGGTGCTGATCATGGGCGCGGGGCCGATCGGCCTGGTCACCCTGCTGGCGGCGCGCGCGTTCGGCGCGCCGCGCGTCGTGATCGTGGACGTGGACGAACACCGCCTCTCCGTGGCCCGATCcctcggcgccgacgccgccgtgagGGTGTCGGCGCGCGCGGAggacgtcggcgaggaggtggaACGGATCAGTACGGCGATGGGCGGGGACATCGACGTGAGCCTGGACTGCGCCGGGTTCAGCaagacggtggcgacggcgctgcaggcgacgcgcggcggcgggaaggtGTGCCTCGTCGGGATGGGGCACAACGAGATGACGGTGCCGCTGACGTCGGCGGCGATCAGGGAGGTGGACGTGGTGGGGATATTCCGGTACAAGGACACGTGGCCGCTCTGCATCGAGTTACTCCGCAGCGGCAAGATCGACGTGAAGCCGCTCATCACCCACCGCTTCGGGTTCTCGCAGGAGGACGTGGAGGCGGCGTTCGAGGTCAGCGCCCGTGGCCGCGACGCCATCAAGGTCATGTTCAACCTCTAG
- the LOC127781093 gene encoding sorbitol dehydrogenase isoform X2 — MGKGGKGAEAAAAAVAGAGEEENMAAWLVAKNNLKIMPFKLPPVGPYDVRVRMKAVGICGSDVHYLREMRVAHFVVKEPMVIGHECAGVIEEVGSGVTHLAVGDRVALEPGISCWRCRHCKGGRYNLCEDMKFFATPPVHGSLANQIVHPGDLCFKLPENVSLEEGAMCEPLSVGVHACRRADVGPETGVLIMGAGPIGLVTLLAARAFGAPRVVIVDVDEHRLSVARSLGADAAVRVSARAEDVGEEVERISTAMGGDIDVSLDCAGFSKTVATALQATRGGGKVCLVGMGHNEMTVPLTSAAIREVDVVGIFRYKDTWPLCIELLRSGKIDVKPLITHRFGFSQEDVEAAFEVSARGRDAIKVMFNL; from the exons atggggaagggagggaaaggagccgaggcggcggcggcggcggtggccggagccggtGAGGAGGAGAACATGGCGGCGTGGCTGGTGGCGAAGAACAACCTCAAGATCATGCCCTTCAAGCTCCCGCCAGTTG GGCCTTATGATGTCCGTGTCCGGATGAAGGCAGTGGGCATCTGCGGCAGCGACGTGCACTACCTCAGG GAGATGCGCGTTGCGCATTTCGTGGTGAAGGAGCCTATGGTGATCGGGCACGAGTGCGCCGGCGTGATAGAGGAGGTCGGCAGCGGCGTGAcgcacctcgccgtcggcgaccgCGTGGCGCTCGAGCCCGGCATCAGCTGCTGGCGCTGCAGGCACTGCAAGGGCGGCCGCTACAACCTCTGCGAGGACATGAAGTTCTTCGCCACCCCTCCCGTCCACGGATCCCTCGCCAACCAG ATCGTGCACCCTGGTGATCTGTGCTTCAAGCTGCCGGAGAACGTGAGCCTGGAGGAAGGCGCCATGTGCGAGCCGCTGAGCGTGGGCGTGCacgcgtgccgccgcgccgacgtcggGCCGGAGACGGGGGTGCTGATCATGGGCGCGGGGCCGATCGGCCTGGTCACCCTGCTGGCGGCGCGCGCGTTCGGCGCGCCGCGCGTCGTGATCGTGGACGTGGACGAACACCGCCTCTCCGTGGCCCGATCcctcggcgccgacgccgccgtgagGGTGTCGGCGCGCGCGGAggacgtcggcgaggaggtggaACGGATCAGTACGGCGATGGGCGGGGACATCGACGTGAGCCTGGACTGCGCCGGGTTCAGCaagacggtggcgacggcgctgcaggcgacgcgcggcggcgggaaggtGTGCCTCGTCGGGATGGGGCACAACGAGATGACGGTGCCGCTGACGTCGGCGGCGATCAGGGAGGTGGACGTGGTGGGGATATTCCGGTACAAGGACACGTGGCCGCTCTGCATCGAGTTACTCCGCAGCGGCAAGATCGACGTGAAGCCGCTCATCACCCACCGCTTCGGGTTCTCGCAGGAGGACGTGGAGGCGGCGTTCGAGGTCAGCGCCCGTGGCCGCGACGCCATCAAGGTCATGTTCAACCTCTAG
- the LOC127783150 gene encoding uncharacterized protein LOC127783150, with protein MCTTKLEEITGEWPPPALQAASTTSSSEPCRRLSPPSSKRPAGRTKFHETRHPVFRGVRRRGRAGRWVCEVRVPGRRGCRLWLGTFDAADAAARAHDAAMLALRGRAAACLNFADSAWLLAVPPPATLRCAADVQRAVARALEDFEQRESSSSVFPLAIDVVAEDAMSATSEPSAASDDDAVTSSSSTTDADEEASPFELDVVSDMGWSLYYASLAEGLLMEPPASGASSDDDDDAIVDSGDIADVSLWMSTTRDRSTDLRREIATTFSSPRRYPCNTTAMGQLMSSSATTAATATGPASPKRPAGRTKFQETRHPVFRGVRRRGRAGRWVCEVRVPGSRGDRLWVGTFDTAEEAARAHDAAMLALCGASASLNFADSAWLLHVPRAPVASGHDQLPDVQRAASEAVAEFQRRGSTAATATATSSDAASTAPPSSSPVLSPNDDNASSASTPAVAAALDHGDMFGGMRADLYYASLAQGLLIEPPPPPTTAEGFCDDEGCGGAEMELWS; from the exons ATGTGTACGACCAAACTAGAGGAGATCACCGgcgagtggccgccgccggcattgCAGGCCGCCtccacgacgtcgtcgtcggagccgtgccgccgcctctcgccgcccagCAGCAAGCGCCCCGCGGGGCGCACCAAGTTCCACGAGACCCGCCACCCGGTGTTCCGCGGCGTGCGGCGCCGTGGCCGTGCGGGGCGGTGGGTGTGCGAGGTCCGCGTGCCGGGCCGCCGCGGGTGCAGGCTCTGGCTCGGCAcgttcgacgccgccgacgccgccgcgcgcgcccacgacgccgccatgctcgcgctccgcggccgcgccgccgcgtgcctCAACTTCGCCGACTCCGCCTGGCTGCTCGCCGTGCCGCCCCCGGCCAccctccgctgcgccgccgACGTCCAGCGCGCCGTGGCGCGGGCGCTGGAGGACTTCGAGCAGCGGGAGTCATCATCGTCCGTGTTCCCACTCGCCAtcgacgtcgtcgccgaggaCGCCATGTCCGCCACGTCCGAGCCGTCCGCcgcgagcgacgacgacgccgtcaccagcagcagcagcacgaccgacgccgacgaggaggcatCACCGTTCGAGCTGGACGTGGTGAGCGACATGGGCTGGAGCCTGTACTACGCGAGCTTAGCGGAGGGCCTCCTCATGGAGCCCCCGGCTTCCGGCGCAtcgtccgacgacgacgacgacgccatcgtCGACTCAGGCGACATCGCTGACGTGTCTCTGTGGA TGAGCACGACACGAGATCGATCAACCGACCTGCGACGAGAAATTGCTACGACATTTTCTTCCCCTCGAAGATATCCATGT AACACCACCGCCATGGGGCAATTGATGAGCTCctccgcgacgacggcggcgacggcgacggggccgGCGTCGCCGAagcggccggcggggcggaCCAAGTTCCAGGAGACGAGGCACCCGGTGTTCcgcggggtgcggcggcgcgggcgcgcgggGCGGTGGGTGTGCGAGGTGCGCGTCCCGGGCAGCCGCGGCGACCGCCTGTGGGTCGGCACGTTCGacaccgccgaggaggccgcaCGCGCGCACGACGCCGCCATGCTCGCCCTGTGCGGGGCCTCCGCCAGCCTCAACTTCGCCGACTCCGCCTGGCTGCTCCACGTCCCCCGCGCCCCCGTCGCCTCCGGCCATGACCAGCTGCCCGACGTGCAGCGCGCCGCCAGCGAGGCCGTCGCCGAGTTCCAGCGCCGGGGAAGTActgccgccactgccaccgccacctccagtGACGCCGCATCCACCGctcctccgtcgtcgtcgcccgttCTGTCACCCAACGACGACAATGCCTCGTCGGCGTCCACtcctgcggtggcggcggcgttggacCACGGCGACATGTTCGGTGGCATGCGCGCCGATCTGTACTACGCGAGCTTGGCGCAGGGTCTGCTcatcgagccgccgccgccgccgaccaccgcggAGGGTTTCTGCGACGACGAAGGATGCGGCGGCGCTGAAATGGAGCTGTGGAGCTAG
- the LOC127782530 gene encoding uncharacterized protein LOC127782530 isoform X3 — translation MTPRLATAVSRRVASRSHILLLSPRRARDGSGAHPIHGGVVPAAAAAVLRLQGGHAGAHAGGRGDRRGPGARRAGRVRRTGARSPAAVRARPGVAAAGVRGARGRLDPRDVPPLRGVRRRRRAGAPRRPPGQRRRRALPEQSLHCRAGIMYVTTDSSAGEPLLKSNMFSLGGSKFFGAVNRSINLGGQTALALRLLLAVFSSKISSGANRPFGEEFRAARKVSEDLGAQLVLGDRPIEITLERAWKSLSWDEKTKLVVSLFRGITSTTDTSQDEKAAGSPYELYEKLSISYPSLLQPLIHERDMVYSSVTCLNFTTCRKITHTQKVNYSLHGL, via the exons ATGACCCCGCGGCTCGCCACCGCcgtgtcgcgtcgcgtcgcgtcgcgctctcatatcctcctcctctcgccgcgccgcgccaggGATGGCAGCGGGGCCCACCCCATCCACGGCGGCGTcgttccggccgccgccgccgccgtgcttcgACTACAGGGAGGCCATGCTGGGGCACACGCGGGCGGCCGCGGTGACCGCCGCGGACCCGGCGCTCGCCGCGCTGGTCGAGTCAGGCGCACTGGTGCGCGTTCCCCGGCGGCGGTTCGGGCCCGTCCCGGCGTGGCGGCCGCCGGAGTTCGTGGAGCCAGAGGACGTCTGGATCCTCGGGACGTCCCACCTCTCCGAGGAGTCCGTCGCCGACGTCGAGCGGGTGCTCCGCGCCGTCCGCCCGGACAACGTCGTCGTCGAGCTCTGCCGGAGCAG AGCCTTCACTGCAGAGCTGGAATCATGTACGTGACCACCGATTCTTCTGCCGGCGAGCCGCTCCTCAAATCCAACATGTTCTCTCTCGGTGGCTCCAAGTTCTTCGGAGCCGTCAACCGGAGCATCAATCTGG GTGGGCAGACTGCACTTGCTCTGCGTCTGCTTCTTGCCGTTTTCTCCTCAAAGATCTCTTCTGGTGCAAACCGGCCCTTCGGAGAAGAG TTCCGAGCGGCTAGGAAGGTGTCTGAAGATCTTGGCGCTCAGCTCGTTCTTGGGGATCGTCCAATTGAAATAACT CTTGAACGAGCTTGGAAATCCCTTAGCTGGGATGAGAAGACTAAATTGGTAGTTTCATTATTCCGTGGAATTACCTCTACAACTGACACAAGT CAGGATGAGAAAGCTGCAGGTAGCCCCTACGAGTTGTATGAGAAACTGAGCATCTCATATCCCTCACTACTGCAACCTCTGATACATGAGCGTGACATGGTATATTCTTCGGTAACTTGTCTGAATTTTACAACCTGCAGAAAGATCACTCATACGCAGAAAGTTAATTA TTCCTTGCATGGTCTCTGA
- the LOC127782530 gene encoding uncharacterized protein LOC127782530 isoform X1 has protein sequence MTPRLATAVSRRVASRSHILLLSPRRARDGSGAHPIHGGVVPAAAAAVLRLQGGHAGAHAGGRGDRRGPGARRAGRVRRTGARSPAAVRARPGVAAAGVRGARGRLDPRDVPPLRGVRRRRRAGAPRRPPGQRRRRALPEQSLHCRAGIMYVTTDSSAGEPLLKSNMFSLGGSKFFGAVNRSINLGGQTALALRLLLAVFSSKISSGANRPFGEEFRAARKVSEDLGAQLVLGDRPIEITLERAWKSLSWDEKTKLVVSLFRGITSTTDTSQDEKAAGSPYELYEKLSISYPSLLQPLIHERDMFLAWSLKRSKAVNKSKTVVGIIGKGHMNGVVYALISDQGDLRFRDLVGRASSDTWASSLIKGLVRDTIIGIVLWGLYEQLHAVF, from the exons ATGACCCCGCGGCTCGCCACCGCcgtgtcgcgtcgcgtcgcgtcgcgctctcatatcctcctcctctcgccgcgccgcgccaggGATGGCAGCGGGGCCCACCCCATCCACGGCGGCGTcgttccggccgccgccgccgccgtgcttcgACTACAGGGAGGCCATGCTGGGGCACACGCGGGCGGCCGCGGTGACCGCCGCGGACCCGGCGCTCGCCGCGCTGGTCGAGTCAGGCGCACTGGTGCGCGTTCCCCGGCGGCGGTTCGGGCCCGTCCCGGCGTGGCGGCCGCCGGAGTTCGTGGAGCCAGAGGACGTCTGGATCCTCGGGACGTCCCACCTCTCCGAGGAGTCCGTCGCCGACGTCGAGCGGGTGCTCCGCGCCGTCCGCCCGGACAACGTCGTCGTCGAGCTCTGCCGGAGCAG AGCCTTCACTGCAGAGCTGGAATCATGTACGTGACCACCGATTCTTCTGCCGGCGAGCCGCTCCTCAAATCCAACATGTTCTCTCTCGGTGGCTCCAAGTTCTTCGGAGCCGTCAACCGGAGCATCAATCTGG GTGGGCAGACTGCACTTGCTCTGCGTCTGCTTCTTGCCGTTTTCTCCTCAAAGATCTCTTCTGGTGCAAACCGGCCCTTCGGAGAAGAG TTCCGAGCGGCTAGGAAGGTGTCTGAAGATCTTGGCGCTCAGCTCGTTCTTGGGGATCGTCCAATTGAAATAACT CTTGAACGAGCTTGGAAATCCCTTAGCTGGGATGAGAAGACTAAATTGGTAGTTTCATTATTCCGTGGAATTACCTCTACAACTGACACAAGT CAGGATGAGAAAGCTGCAGGTAGCCCCTACGAGTTGTATGAGAAACTGAGCATCTCATATCCCTCACTACTGCAACCTCTGATACATGAGCGTGACATG TTCCTTGCATGGTCTCTGAAGAGGAGCAAAGCTGTAAACAAGAGCAAAACTGTCGTTGGGATCATTGGAAAGGGACATATGAATGGTGTGGTGTATGCACTGATTTCTGATCAAGGAGACTTGAGATTCCGTGATCTTGTTGGTAGAGCATCATCTGATACCTGGGCAAGCTCACTCATCAAAGGGCTGGTTAGGGACACAATAATAGGGATTGTACTTTGGGGGTTGTATGAACAGCTGCATGCTGTCTTCTAA
- the LOC127782530 gene encoding uncharacterized protein LOC127782530 isoform X2 encodes MAAGPTPSTAASFRPPPPPCFDYREAMLGHTRAAAVTAADPALAALVESGALVRVPRRRFGPVPAWRPPEFVEPEDVWILGTSHLSEESVADVERVLRAVRPDNVVVELCRSRAGIMYVTTDSSAGEPLLKSNMFSLGGSKFFGAVNRSINLGGQTALALRLLLAVFSSKISSGANRPFGEEFRAARKVSEDLGAQLVLGDRPIEITLERAWKSLSWDEKTKLVVSLFRGITSTTDTSQDEKAAGSPYELYEKLSISYPSLLQPLIHERDMFLAWSLKRSKAVNKSKTVVGIIGKGHMNGVVYALISDQGDLRFRDLVGRASSDTWASSLIKGLVRDTIIGIVLWGLYEQLHAVF; translated from the exons ATGGCAGCGGGGCCCACCCCATCCACGGCGGCGTcgttccggccgccgccgccgccgtgcttcgACTACAGGGAGGCCATGCTGGGGCACACGCGGGCGGCCGCGGTGACCGCCGCGGACCCGGCGCTCGCCGCGCTGGTCGAGTCAGGCGCACTGGTGCGCGTTCCCCGGCGGCGGTTCGGGCCCGTCCCGGCGTGGCGGCCGCCGGAGTTCGTGGAGCCAGAGGACGTCTGGATCCTCGGGACGTCCCACCTCTCCGAGGAGTCCGTCGCCGACGTCGAGCGGGTGCTCCGCGCCGTCCGCCCGGACAACGTCGTCGTCGAGCTCTGCCGGAGCAG AGCTGGAATCATGTACGTGACCACCGATTCTTCTGCCGGCGAGCCGCTCCTCAAATCCAACATGTTCTCTCTCGGTGGCTCCAAGTTCTTCGGAGCCGTCAACCGGAGCATCAATCTGG GTGGGCAGACTGCACTTGCTCTGCGTCTGCTTCTTGCCGTTTTCTCCTCAAAGATCTCTTCTGGTGCAAACCGGCCCTTCGGAGAAGAG TTCCGAGCGGCTAGGAAGGTGTCTGAAGATCTTGGCGCTCAGCTCGTTCTTGGGGATCGTCCAATTGAAATAACT CTTGAACGAGCTTGGAAATCCCTTAGCTGGGATGAGAAGACTAAATTGGTAGTTTCATTATTCCGTGGAATTACCTCTACAACTGACACAAGT CAGGATGAGAAAGCTGCAGGTAGCCCCTACGAGTTGTATGAGAAACTGAGCATCTCATATCCCTCACTACTGCAACCTCTGATACATGAGCGTGACATG TTCCTTGCATGGTCTCTGAAGAGGAGCAAAGCTGTAAACAAGAGCAAAACTGTCGTTGGGATCATTGGAAAGGGACATATGAATGGTGTGGTGTATGCACTGATTTCTGATCAAGGAGACTTGAGATTCCGTGATCTTGTTGGTAGAGCATCATCTGATACCTGGGCAAGCTCACTCATCAAAGGGCTGGTTAGGGACACAATAATAGGGATTGTACTTTGGGGGTTGTATGAACAGCTGCATGCTGTCTTCTAA
- the LOC127783347 gene encoding non-specific lipid-transfer protein EPAD1-like produces the protein MEIKLVFFFLLLLGFGNAEEELDTETCDVAKLSAEIGTYCEFDQGRMYPGRCCDSIIDAADGHDGGGTQCICRVWMEDAVRKTGITFRELLHQYIDCGGLQPSLPHLADSACSAAPEMVGTLPGPGKISGADTTNGVIFSAMRPAIIVNKMLAST, from the exons ATGGAGATCAagctcgtcttcttcttcctcctcctcctgggttTTGGCAACGCGGAGGAGGAACTCGACACCGAAACCTGCGACGTCGCCAAGCTGTCGGCCGAGATTGGCACCTACTGCGAATTCGACCAAGGGAGGATGTACCCCGGCCGGTGCTGCGACAGCATCATCGACGCCGCGGATGggcacgacggcggtggcacTCAGTGCATCTGCCGCGTCTGGATGGAGGATGCGGTGAGAAAGACCGGGATCACTTTCAGAGAGTTGTTGCATCAGTACATTGATTGTGGTGGTCTGCAGCCCAGCCTACCTCATCTTGCCGACTCCGCTTGCTCAGCTG CTCCTGAGATGGTAGGCACACTTCCAGGTCCAGGCAAGATCAGCGGTGCAGACACCACCAACGGAGTCATCTTCTCCGCCATGAGGCCGGCCATTATCGTCAATAAAATGCTAGCTAGTAcgtga